The Leishmania braziliensis MHOM/BR/75/M2904 complete genome, chromosome 25 genome includes a region encoding these proteins:
- a CDS encoding putative mitochondrial carrier protein, translating to MNADDAREMLAGSLGGASATVIEYPMDTIKVRLQDDGKRYGGILQCIRTIAKEEGAVNGLFRGLPAPVIGAACENAILFVSYRLAIDEFQKVTYGHCDPPNQEPYLAVSVAGAAGGVVVSQVLTPAELIKCKMQIQNTLPVDERIYKNSLDCAAVTYRRRGICGLFRGHTAMMVREAVGCAFYFLAFQYVIRLFLSEGQRFHEAPPWVHFLGGGCAGVAFWTSTYPVDAVKTKQQTMKADYLKLNFRQACARLYKTEGMRGLFRGYSITAVRAFPGNAVLIAVYEQVNALWEYSFKASGKKLM from the coding sequence ATGAACGCCGATGACGCCCGTGAAATGCTCGCCGGCTCGCTGGGTGGGGCGAGTGCGACTGTGATCGAATACCCAATGGACACCATCAAGGTGCGCTTGCAGGACGATGGAAAGCGCTACGGCGGCATCCTGCAGTGCATTCGCACCAtcgcgaaggaggagggagccgTGAACGGCCTCTTCCGCGGTCTGCCTGCTCCAGTGATTGGTGCGGCGTGCGAGAACGCCATTTTGTTCGTGTCCTACCGCCTGGCGATTGACGAGTTTCAGAAAGTCACCTATGGCCACTGTGATCCGCCCAACCAGGAGCCGTACCTGGCGGTGTCGGTGGCGggcgccgctggtggcgtTGTCGTTTCGCAGGTGCTTACCCCGGCGGAGCTCATCAAGTGCAAAATGCAAATCCAGAATACGCTTCCGGTAGACGAACGCATCTACAAAAATTCTCTcgactgcgccgctgtcACGTACCGGCGCCGCGGCATCTGCGGCCTGTTCCGTGGGCACACGGCGATGATGGTGCGCGAGGCCGTCGGCTGCGCGTTTTACTTTTTAGCCTTCCAGTATGTTATCCGCCTGTTCCTGTCAGAGGGGCAGAGGTTCCATGAGGCGCCACCGTGGGTGCACTTCCTcggtggcgggtgcgctggTGTCGCGTTCTGGACCTCTACGTACCCCGTCGATGCCGTGAAGACGAAGCAGCAGACAATGAAAGCTGACTATCTGAAGCTGAATTTTCGTCAGGCGTGCGCGCGGCTGTACAAGACGGAGGGCATGCGCGGTCTTTTCCGTGGCTACAGCATCACGGCAGTGCGGGCCTTTCCGGGCAATGCTGTCCTGATTGCTGTCTATGAGCAGGTGAATGCCCTCTGGGAGTATTCGTTTAAGGCCTCCGGCAAGAAGCTGATGTAG